The proteins below come from a single Synechococcus sp. WH 8101 genomic window:
- a CDS encoding DUF1816 domain-containing protein, with protein MGPLIRPLRTLANGLGMAWWARIQTHGPDVTYWFGPFVTRTSLERELPAFLEDVSSESPQSIDHSLLRCRRGEPFTIAVDNG; from the coding sequence ATGGGCCCCCTGATTCGGCCGCTGCGCACCCTTGCCAACGGCCTCGGCATGGCCTGGTGGGCAAGAATTCAGACCCATGGCCCCGATGTCACCTACTGGTTCGGTCCGTTTGTGACCCGCACCAGCCTGGAGCGGGAACTGCCGGCGTTCTTGGAGGATGTCTCCTCCGAATCGCCTCAGTCCATCGATCACAGCCTGCTGCGCTGCCGTCGCGGTGAACCCTTCACCATTGCGGTCGACAACGGCTGA